In a genomic window of Paramicrobacterium chengjingii:
- a CDS encoding ABC transporter permease — MILRMVLKRVAVSALILFVVSLMVFAATLLLPGDPAQAILGQQATPERLDALREQMGLNDPPWVRYLSWLGGLVTGDFGYSAASGGPVSALLGDRVSASLVLMLVAAIIAIPLGILVGTYAALRRDRMGDHVTTVVSLVLAALPEFVVGILLITLLATSVFPILPSVTMAPPGEQVWQHPSQLVLPVLTLVLVVTPYIVRMMRATMAEVLDSGYVEMARLKGVPERQVITRHAIPHAIAPVAQVIAIQLAWMAGGVVVVEFLFRYPGIGQALVDAVANRDVQVVQALAMLVAVIYVIVNLLADLVGLLTNPKLRTEASA; from the coding sequence ATGATCCTCAGAATGGTGCTCAAGCGCGTGGCCGTCAGCGCGCTCATTCTCTTCGTCGTGTCACTCATGGTGTTCGCTGCCACGCTTCTGTTGCCGGGCGATCCGGCGCAGGCTATCCTCGGTCAGCAGGCGACGCCGGAGCGCCTTGATGCACTACGTGAGCAGATGGGTCTCAACGACCCGCCGTGGGTTCGCTACCTCTCATGGCTCGGCGGACTAGTGACGGGAGATTTTGGCTATTCTGCCGCGTCGGGCGGCCCCGTTTCCGCGCTTTTGGGAGATCGGGTGTCGGCGTCGCTGGTCTTGATGCTCGTCGCCGCGATCATCGCGATTCCGCTCGGCATCCTCGTGGGAACCTATGCTGCCTTGCGTCGCGACCGCATGGGCGATCATGTCACGACAGTCGTGTCGCTTGTGCTCGCGGCTCTGCCCGAGTTCGTCGTGGGAATCCTGCTCATCACCCTTCTGGCGACGAGTGTGTTCCCGATTCTGCCGTCCGTGACGATGGCCCCGCCTGGCGAACAGGTGTGGCAGCATCCGTCTCAGCTGGTTCTGCCCGTGCTCACTCTCGTGCTCGTCGTGACCCCGTACATCGTGCGCATGATGCGCGCCACCATGGCGGAGGTTCTCGACTCGGGCTATGTAGAGATGGCGAGGCTCAAGGGCGTTCCTGAACGACAGGTCATCACACGCCACGCCATTCCGCACGCGATCGCACCTGTCGCTCAGGTCATCGCGATCCAGCTTGCGTGGATGGCCGGAGGTGTGGTCGTTGTCGAGTTCCTGTTCCGGTACCCGGGAATCGGGCAGGCACTCGTGGATGCTGTCGCGAACCGCGACGTGCAGGTCGTGCAGGCGCTCGCAATGCTCGTCGCTGTCATCTACGTCATCGTCAATCTGCTGGCCGACCTCGTCGGACTGCTCACAAATCCCAAGCTGCGAACGGAGGCATCAGCATGA
- a CDS encoding siderophore-interacting protein — translation MVTRERIRHELEVRRTTVERVDWLNDAMVRITVTGESLRGFTARGPNDHVKVFFPDPDTGTLTAPHRTAEGLTRPTDGLILSRDLTPLTFRENNSAGVPELDIDIVVHGDDAPATSFATHAHPGQPLGIAGPRGSRLVPDGITRAVLIADETALPAFTR, via the coding sequence ATGGTGACACGTGAGCGCATACGCCACGAACTCGAGGTTCGGCGCACGACTGTTGAGCGCGTCGACTGGCTCAACGATGCCATGGTGCGCATCACCGTGACAGGCGAGAGCCTGAGAGGTTTTACGGCTCGGGGCCCGAACGACCACGTCAAGGTATTCTTTCCCGACCCCGACACGGGAACCCTCACGGCGCCGCACAGAACGGCCGAGGGCCTCACGCGCCCGACGGACGGCCTGATTCTTTCGCGAGACCTCACACCTCTCACATTTCGTGAGAACAACTCGGCGGGCGTTCCCGAACTCGACATCGACATTGTCGTTCACGGCGACGACGCACCCGCGACGTCGTTCGCAACGCATGCCCATCCCGGTCAGCCGCTCGGCATCGCCGGGCCGCGCGGATCACGCCTCGTCCCCGACGGCATCACGCGTGCAGTGCTCATCGCCGATGAGACGGCGCTGCCCGCCTTCACTCGCTGA
- a CDS encoding siderophore-interacting protein: MLSPDVKITSIVQVNTEEADQYITQEHRDRSNIELLYREDGPGQLIEAVRSLGSISDDTYVWAAGEANELVEVRRHLRRDLGLSPDQVEVEGYWKRGIVNLDHHAPLDPSDPD, from the coding sequence ATGCTGTCGCCCGACGTAAAGATCACCTCCATTGTTCAGGTGAACACCGAAGAGGCCGATCAATACATCACACAGGAGCATCGCGACCGCTCGAACATTGAGCTTCTCTATCGTGAAGACGGCCCGGGACAGCTGATCGAGGCAGTGCGTTCTCTCGGATCGATCAGCGACGACACGTATGTGTGGGCCGCCGGCGAGGCGAACGAGCTCGTCGAGGTGCGCCGTCACCTTCGCCGTGACCTCGGTCTTTCCCCGGATCAGGTAGAGGTAGAGGGCTACTGGAAGCGCGGAATCGTCAACCTCGATCACCACGCCCCGCTCGACCCCAGTGATCCTGACTGA
- a CDS encoding rhomboid family intramembrane serine protease, whose translation MSTFPTGRENFCYRHPDRQSFVLCQRCGRTICAECQTQAPVGVVCPECMREQRASAPKVKSAAATRFSSVMRKGSGHPAVTYVIIALTLAVFVLQLLPLGVTDALLYAGVYSVPELGFFEPWRMLTVALVHSKSFILHVALNMYTLWIFGRMLEPMIGRWRFATLYVITAFGSSVGVLLLSNPLQPVVGASGAIFGLMGATLVIVHKLGGNMTGLLVLVGINLVIGFIPGTNIAWQAHLGGLITGALLGLVFVSTRRRKQQKMQKLGVAGIVVLLLVLTVVGTRLYV comes from the coding sequence GTGAGCACCTTCCCGACGGGCCGCGAGAACTTCTGCTACCGGCATCCTGATCGGCAGAGCTTTGTGCTCTGCCAACGGTGCGGTCGCACAATCTGCGCCGAATGCCAGACGCAGGCGCCCGTCGGGGTGGTGTGTCCCGAGTGCATGCGTGAGCAGCGTGCCTCGGCACCCAAGGTCAAGTCGGCCGCGGCGACTCGATTCTCGAGTGTCATGCGCAAAGGATCGGGCCACCCGGCCGTCACCTATGTGATCATCGCGCTCACCCTCGCGGTCTTTGTGCTCCAGCTGCTTCCGCTGGGAGTCACCGACGCTCTTCTGTATGCCGGCGTCTACAGTGTTCCCGAGCTCGGTTTCTTTGAACCATGGCGGATGCTGACTGTCGCTCTCGTGCACTCGAAATCGTTCATTCTGCACGTCGCGCTCAACATGTACACGCTGTGGATTTTCGGCAGAATGCTTGAGCCGATGATCGGGCGCTGGCGATTTGCGACGCTCTACGTCATTACGGCCTTCGGTTCGTCGGTGGGCGTTCTGCTGCTGTCGAACCCTCTGCAGCCCGTGGTCGGAGCGTCCGGGGCGATCTTCGGCCTGATGGGCGCGACCCTCGTTATCGTGCACAAGCTGGGCGGAAACATGACGGGACTTCTGGTGCTTGTCGGCATCAACCTCGTCATCGGCTTCATTCCGGGCACCAACATAGCCTGGCAAGCGCATCTCGGCGGCCTCATCACCGGAGCCTTGCTTGGCCTAGTCTTTGTGAGCACGCGGCGTCGCAAGCAGCAGAAGATGCAGAAGCTCGGCGTTGCCGGAATCGTTGTGCTGCTGCTCGTGCTGACGGTTGTCGGAACCCGTCTTTACGTGTAA
- a CDS encoding NUDIX hydrolase has product MDMRVAAYGVIINDGRMLLSHWNEGGRQAWTLPGGGLEPGEHPADAAVREIREETGYDADIDGVLGVDSIVIPAVARFAAGIDRPLQALRIVYRAHITGGTLTYELDGSTDYAEWHDLDAVQSLHRVELVNVALGMLG; this is encoded by the coding sequence ATGGACATGCGCGTCGCCGCGTACGGCGTCATCATCAATGACGGGCGGATGCTGCTGTCGCACTGGAACGAGGGCGGACGCCAGGCGTGGACGCTGCCCGGCGGCGGCCTCGAACCGGGGGAGCATCCGGCCGACGCTGCCGTCCGCGAGATTCGCGAAGAGACTGGATACGATGCCGACATTGACGGCGTGCTCGGCGTCGATTCGATCGTGATTCCGGCGGTGGCGCGCTTCGCCGCGGGGATCGACCGACCGCTGCAGGCGCTGCGCATTGTGTACCGTGCTCACATCACGGGCGGAACGCTCACTTACGAGCTCGACGGTTCGACAGACTATGCCGAGTGGCACGACCTCGACGCGGTGCAGTCGCTGCACCGGGTCGAGCTGGTGAACGTCGCCCTTGGCATGCTTGGCTGA
- a CDS encoding ABC transporter permease yields MSADAHGTDATQVYDEPAETLSPPKLMRRFIAQRQAKVGLVLMAIVVIIAVFGSLMLPWLTGYSATEFAGRPFKPDGLFGTDNLGRDVLSRFLAGGLQLLLFAALATLLGMVFGVIAGMVAAYARGATDAIIMRGNDVLLAIPQLVFALLAVTVLGPQGWVLVTVIGITHAPRIARVTRSATVSVISEDYVRASEMYAVPRWRILASDVLPNITGPLMVELGLRMTYSIGAIASLSFLGLGLQPPTADWGLMINENRIALAVQPWGVILPVLAIAVLTVGINLLTDSLARASANLNPGE; encoded by the coding sequence ATGAGCGCAGACGCCCACGGTACAGATGCCACACAGGTGTACGACGAACCCGCAGAGACACTCTCGCCGCCGAAGCTCATGCGCAGATTCATCGCGCAACGTCAGGCGAAGGTGGGGCTCGTGCTGATGGCAATCGTCGTGATCATCGCCGTCTTCGGATCGCTCATGCTGCCGTGGCTCACCGGCTACTCGGCTACCGAGTTCGCCGGCAGGCCGTTCAAGCCGGATGGCCTGTTCGGCACAGACAATCTCGGGCGTGACGTGTTGTCTCGATTCCTCGCCGGAGGGCTGCAGCTTCTACTCTTCGCCGCACTCGCGACGCTTCTCGGCATGGTGTTCGGGGTGATCGCCGGCATGGTTGCTGCGTATGCCCGCGGCGCGACAGACGCAATCATCATGCGCGGCAATGATGTGCTGCTGGCGATCCCGCAGTTGGTGTTTGCGCTCCTTGCCGTGACGGTGCTGGGTCCGCAGGGCTGGGTGCTCGTCACGGTAATCGGCATCACTCACGCACCCCGCATCGCTCGCGTCACTCGCTCGGCCACGGTTTCGGTGATCAGCGAGGACTACGTGCGTGCGAGCGAAATGTACGCTGTGCCACGCTGGCGCATTCTCGCGAGCGATGTGCTGCCCAATATCACTGGGCCGCTCATGGTCGAGCTCGGGCTGCGCATGACGTACTCGATCGGCGCCATCGCCTCACTGTCGTTCCTCGGGCTGGGCCTGCAGCCGCCCACGGCCGACTGGGGTCTCATGATCAACGAGAACCGGATTGCGCTCGCCGTGCAGCCGTGGGGCGTGATCCTCCCCGTTCTCGCGATCGCCGTGCTCACGGTCGGCATCAACCTGCTCACCGACTCGCTCGCGCGAGCATCCGCCAACCTGAACCCGGGGGAGTGA
- a CDS encoding DNA helicase, translated as MSMTRKRKKQLKRLKGDANALWAAQQDLLDQANSVARDASRQLSAYSRDEIAPRLARAYEDKLQPVVHRVDAATYDARQVAKHNFDKKVLPAMGGALGTVMALGDAARDGRVKAAFGKVAQPAPKKKSGAGRAIALTAGLVAAAGVAYAVWQTFRADDELWVADDDDSLPGN; from the coding sequence GTGAGCATGACACGCAAGCGCAAGAAGCAGCTGAAACGCCTCAAGGGTGACGCAAACGCCCTGTGGGCCGCGCAGCAAGATCTGCTGGATCAGGCGAACTCCGTGGCTCGTGATGCGAGTCGCCAGCTCTCTGCGTACAGCCGCGATGAGATCGCGCCGCGCCTCGCACGCGCATACGAAGACAAGCTGCAGCCGGTCGTTCACCGAGTGGATGCCGCGACGTACGACGCTCGCCAGGTCGCCAAGCACAACTTCGACAAGAAGGTGCTCCCCGCTATGGGCGGCGCCCTCGGCACCGTCATGGCGCTCGGAGATGCTGCGCGGGACGGCCGCGTCAAGGCGGCGTTTGGCAAGGTAGCCCAGCCCGCTCCCAAGAAGAAGTCGGGTGCCGGGCGGGCGATCGCACTGACTGCCGGCCTCGTTGCCGCTGCGGGCGTCGCGTATGCCGTGTGGCAGACGTTCCGCGCCGACGACGAGCTGTGGGTTGCCGACGACGACGATTCGCTGCCAGGCAACTGA
- a CDS encoding peptidylprolyl isomerase, producing the protein MSIHTAVATIHTNYGDIKVNLFGDHAPKTVENFVGLATGSKDWTDETTGETKTNTPLYNGVVFHRIIPGFMIQGGDPLGNGTGGPGYKFNDEIHPELNFTQPYMFAMANAGTIAGEGTNGSQFFITVGATTWLQGKHTIFGEVADDAGRKIVDKLATVPTDARDRPLDDVVIESVDVENV; encoded by the coding sequence ATGTCTATTCACACCGCTGTCGCCACGATCCACACCAACTACGGCGACATCAAGGTAAATCTCTTTGGCGATCATGCCCCCAAGACCGTCGAAAACTTTGTCGGGCTCGCCACCGGTTCGAAGGATTGGACCGACGAAACGACGGGCGAGACCAAGACGAACACCCCGCTGTACAACGGTGTTGTCTTTCACCGCATCATCCCCGGGTTCATGATTCAGGGCGGGGACCCGCTCGGCAACGGAACAGGTGGACCCGGCTACAAGTTCAACGACGAGATCCACCCGGAGCTCAACTTCACGCAGCCGTACATGTTCGCCATGGCGAACGCCGGAACCATTGCGGGCGAGGGCACCAACGGGTCGCAGTTCTTCATCACCGTCGGCGCGACCACGTGGCTTCAGGGCAAGCACACCATCTTCGGTGAGGTTGCCGACGACGCAGGACGCAAGATCGTTGACAAGCTCGCTACCGTGCCGACGGACGCTCGTGACCGGCCTCTCGACGACGTCGTCATCGAGAGCGTCGACGTCGAGAATGTCTGA
- a CDS encoding dipeptide ABC transporter ATP-binding protein, giving the protein MTTPTLTSPTLVTDDLRISVVGGDEILHGVSFSLHPGRILALVGESGSGKTTAGLACLGHFRAGLENTGGRVCITREHDDVISLLDLTEAQRRRLRGGTISYVPQDPALSLNPAMRIGEQILETLRVHDFGASEAARRERATEVLAEVGLQNDAAHQRRYPHQLSGGQQQRVGIAMAFACRPAVMVLDEPTTGLDVTTQALVLQTIDELAERHQVAGLYITHDLAVVATVADEVAVMLRGDIVESGDAPTVLFDPQHPYTRKLLAAVPDLAGKRRVGRVEAITGEVSAVTGSTPVQVKTEIEDADATPTVSERVNAAARVYGPVGVDVPSPHSAGTAPVAVDEDAPVISVRSLRQAYGSTVVLDGIDLDLARGESLMLLGESGSGKTTLSRCIAGLNAGYTGSVTLDGDELAPGTRDRSTAQRQSIQYVFQSPFSSLNPRRTIGESIEAPMRMSGILTKKQRRATVLEALDHVRLGSAYVDRRPGDLSGGERQRAAIARALVNAPSVLVCDEVTSALDVSVQASILDLLRTLQLETGMSMLFVTHNIALARHISQRLAVLQKGSIVDLGLTDDVLENPQHAYTKELLANVPTFEEQR; this is encoded by the coding sequence ATGACGACTCCAACGCTCACTTCCCCGACTCTCGTCACCGACGACCTCCGCATCTCGGTCGTCGGTGGTGACGAGATTCTGCATGGCGTCTCTTTCTCCCTGCATCCGGGCCGAATTCTCGCACTCGTCGGCGAATCGGGTTCGGGCAAGACCACGGCCGGCCTCGCGTGCCTCGGGCACTTCCGCGCGGGACTCGAGAATACCGGCGGACGTGTGTGCATCACTCGTGAGCACGATGATGTCATCAGCTTGCTCGACCTGACGGAGGCGCAGCGCCGACGACTGCGGGGCGGAACCATCTCGTACGTGCCGCAAGATCCCGCGCTGTCTCTCAACCCGGCGATGCGCATCGGCGAGCAGATTCTCGAGACGTTGCGAGTGCACGATTTCGGCGCAAGCGAGGCTGCGCGGCGCGAGCGCGCGACGGAGGTGCTTGCCGAGGTGGGACTACAGAACGACGCGGCCCATCAGCGGCGGTACCCCCACCAACTGTCCGGAGGCCAGCAGCAGCGTGTCGGGATCGCCATGGCGTTCGCGTGTCGTCCCGCCGTGATGGTTCTCGATGAGCCGACGACGGGACTCGACGTGACAACCCAGGCGCTTGTGCTCCAGACCATCGACGAGCTGGCCGAGAGGCACCAGGTCGCCGGTCTGTACATCACGCATGACCTCGCGGTCGTTGCCACGGTGGCCGACGAGGTCGCGGTGATGTTACGCGGTGACATCGTGGAGTCTGGCGACGCGCCGACGGTCCTCTTCGACCCGCAGCATCCGTACACCCGCAAGCTGCTCGCCGCCGTTCCCGACCTGGCAGGAAAGCGCCGCGTGGGTCGTGTCGAAGCGATCACTGGTGAAGTTTCTGCCGTGACGGGAAGCACGCCAGTTCAGGTCAAGACAGAGATCGAGGATGCTGACGCGACACCGACCGTGTCCGAGCGCGTGAACGCGGCCGCACGGGTATACGGCCCCGTTGGCGTTGATGTGCCTTCACCTCACAGTGCCGGCACTGCGCCCGTGGCCGTCGATGAAGACGCCCCGGTGATCAGCGTGCGGAGTCTGCGACAGGCGTATGGCTCGACGGTGGTTCTGGACGGTATCGACCTCGATCTCGCTCGCGGGGAGTCGCTCATGCTCCTGGGCGAGTCCGGTTCGGGCAAGACGACGCTGTCGCGATGCATCGCGGGGCTGAACGCCGGGTACACGGGCAGCGTGACGCTCGACGGCGATGAGCTTGCCCCCGGAACCCGCGATCGGTCGACGGCACAGCGCCAGAGCATCCAGTACGTGTTCCAGTCGCCATTCTCGTCGCTGAACCCCAGGCGAACAATTGGTGAGTCCATTGAGGCTCCCATGCGCATGAGTGGCATCCTGACCAAGAAGCAGAGGCGCGCCACAGTTCTCGAGGCGCTCGACCACGTGCGTCTTGGTTCGGCGTATGTCGACAGGCGCCCCGGGGACCTCTCAGGCGGCGAAAGGCAGAGGGCTGCGATCGCCCGGGCGCTTGTCAACGCGCCATCAGTGCTGGTGTGCGATGAGGTGACGAGTGCGCTCGACGTTTCGGTGCAGGCGTCCATTCTCGATCTGCTGCGCACGTTGCAGCTCGAAACCGGCATGTCGATGCTGTTTGTGACCCACAACATCGCGCTGGCGCGACACATCTCGCAGCGCCTTGCCGTTCTGCAGAAGGGCTCAATCGTCGACCTCGGGCTCACGGACGACGTGCTTGAGAACCCGCAGCACGCCTACACGAAGGAGTTGCTGGCTAACGTTCCGACGTTTGAGGAGCAGCGCTGA
- a CDS encoding ABC transporter substrate-binding protein, translated as MTPEFPHSSSHLRPALTRRSLLGGGVALGLGVLLTACTSPESTIEALATGDPVSGGRLRVGLAGGGASDTLDAHVPVGTLDIARVVNLYEPLFYWDDVYKLQPRLATKAMPNESATLWTVTLRDGVLFHNGRPLTAADVVATFERITDPDDPKAGAAGLAELDHVEVIDNLTVAFHLSTPLATFDDSLAQYMNGIVPADYDPASPIGTGPFKVDSFTAGRRSVFMRNDDYWQGGEPYLDELEILNFNDEDALINALLSTQVDAVGQVPLSLLEVIGADPRIAVLNSETGTWLPFTMRVDKAPFDDERVRQAFRLAVDRPQMVEQVLSGNGTVGNDLYAPFDPGYNTSLPQRKQDVTEAKRLLADAGYPDGIDVELVTAPIQAGVVEAAQVFAQQATAAGIRVKIRKVDVTTFFGDSYLEWPFAQDFWYTRNFISQSGQGSLPNSPFNETHWDDPEFQSLIEQAKETVDADKRNALVAEAQKIEYEKGGYIVWGFANQADAYQKYVAGLVENRTGLPLSGFEFRRVWMAVEK; from the coding sequence GTGACACCCGAATTCCCTCATTCCTCTTCGCACCTTCGCCCGGCGCTTACGCGACGCAGCCTGCTTGGCGGTGGCGTCGCCCTCGGGCTGGGCGTGCTGCTCACGGCATGCACGTCGCCCGAGAGCACGATCGAGGCGCTTGCGACCGGGGATCCTGTGAGCGGCGGTCGGCTTCGAGTCGGACTCGCCGGAGGCGGAGCATCCGACACTCTCGATGCCCACGTCCCGGTGGGCACTCTCGACATCGCGCGCGTCGTCAACCTGTACGAGCCATTGTTCTACTGGGACGACGTATACAAGCTGCAGCCGCGTCTTGCGACGAAGGCGATGCCCAACGAGAGCGCGACATTGTGGACCGTGACCCTGCGTGACGGAGTACTGTTTCACAACGGGCGACCGCTGACGGCCGCCGATGTTGTGGCGACGTTCGAGCGAATCACCGACCCGGACGATCCGAAGGCCGGTGCCGCGGGCCTTGCCGAACTGGACCACGTCGAGGTCATCGACAATCTCACGGTGGCATTCCACCTCAGCACTCCGCTCGCGACATTCGACGACTCGCTTGCGCAGTACATGAACGGTATCGTGCCTGCCGACTACGATCCGGCCAGCCCGATCGGCACCGGTCCTTTCAAAGTTGACTCGTTCACGGCGGGACGTCGCAGCGTGTTCATGCGCAACGATGACTACTGGCAGGGAGGCGAGCCCTATCTCGACGAGCTTGAAATTCTCAACTTCAACGATGAAGATGCCCTCATTAACGCATTGCTGTCGACGCAGGTCGACGCTGTCGGGCAGGTGCCGCTTTCGCTTCTGGAGGTGATCGGGGCGGATCCGCGCATCGCTGTTCTCAATTCTGAGACAGGAACGTGGCTGCCTTTCACGATGCGCGTCGACAAGGCTCCGTTCGACGACGAGCGCGTTCGCCAGGCGTTCCGTCTTGCGGTCGACCGGCCGCAGATGGTCGAGCAGGTGCTCTCGGGCAACGGAACTGTCGGCAATGATCTCTACGCTCCGTTCGACCCCGGGTACAACACGTCGCTTCCACAGCGCAAGCAGGACGTCACCGAGGCGAAGAGACTGCTCGCTGACGCGGGCTACCCCGACGGCATCGACGTCGAGCTTGTGACGGCACCCATTCAGGCCGGCGTCGTCGAGGCCGCGCAGGTGTTCGCCCAGCAGGCCACGGCAGCGGGGATCCGCGTCAAGATCCGCAAGGTCGACGTCACGACGTTCTTCGGCGACAGCTATCTCGAGTGGCCGTTTGCTCAGGACTTCTGGTACACCCGAAACTTCATCTCGCAGTCCGGCCAGGGATCGCTGCCCAACTCGCCGTTCAATGAGACGCATTGGGACGATCCGGAGTTCCAGAGTCTCATCGAGCAGGCAAAAGAGACGGTGGATGCTGACAAGCGCAACGCTCTTGTCGCCGAGGCTCAGAAGATCGAGTACGAGAAGGGCGGCTACATCGTCTGGGGCTTCGCGAATCAGGCTGACGCGTACCAGAAGTACGTTGCAGGCCTCGTCGAGAATCGGACAGGCCTCCCGTTGTCTGGATTCGAATTTCGCCGCGTATGGATGGCGGTGGAGAAATGA